A window of Companilactobacillus allii genomic DNA:
GCAATAAATTGTACACCCTTGATGCCAGAGTCAACCATGCGGTTGACGGCGTTGCCACCTGCTCCACCAACACCAATAACTTTAATAACTGCCCCCGTATTGTTATTTGAATCCAACGAATATTCCATTAAGGAGTTCCTCCTACTACTTTTATCTTAATAATTAATGTTTAGTTTAATCGAAAAACTTGTTCCAGAAATCTTTAACTTTTGAAATCTTTTTATCTTTTTCAGGTTTTGCTTTTTGAACCGACTCTGTTTGTTTTTGTTCAGGTTCTTCATTAGCAACAGTTTCTGGCTCTACTTTTTCTTGTTGTACTTGATCTAGCTCTTTTACTGATTGAGTATTTGTACTTCCACGTTTAATAGCAGCTCCATTCACTACATTATCAGCAATAACACCAATATCATTTAATCTTGAAGCATAAGTTACCAATCCTAATCCAAGTGAATATGATGGATAACGCATTCCCATTTGAGAAGGAATGTAGCTTCTAACCTTAACATCAAATACTTGTTTAGCAAGTTTTTCGATATTTGGAGTTGCAGCAACTCCACCTGTTAGAACAATTCCACCTGGTAATGATAATGCACCAGCATCAGTTAATGGATCTTTTAATCTTGTAAAGACTTGTTCAAGTCTTGCTTCAATAATTTCTGCCAAATATTCTTCAGATATGGAGTCTGGTTCATTTTTACCGACTACTTCAACACTGATGTTCTCATCAGTATCAGCATCCTTTGAATCAGCGTTACCATAATATAATTTGAGCTGTCCGGCATTTTCAATTGTGGTGTTAAGTACAATTGAAATATCATGTGTCACATAATCTCCACCTTCAAAATCAACCGTTGAAAGTTTCAAATTATGGTCATGAACAATAGATGCTGTAGTTTGACCGGCACCCATATCAATGATAACAGCACCAAAGTCACTTTCACCATCATTTAAAACTACTTGACTAAGAGCCATTGGTGAAATGACCTTATGTATTATGTTTAGACCTGCTTGTTGTATTGCCTTTTTGGTGTTATGAACAATCGTCTTAGGAGCTGTGTAGATAATTCCCTTCATTTCAAGACGAACACCAATCATGCCTCTTGGGTCACGAATGTTGTTAAAACCATCTACTGAAAATTGTTTAGGAATCAATGATACAACTTCACGCTCGCTAGGTAAGTTTTGTACCATGGCGGCAGCCATAACTTGTCTTACATCATTTTCGTTAATTTCTTTAGATTGAGAACCAACTGCAATCATTCCTTGGCATTTTTCAATCTGAAGCATATTAGCAGATATAGCGACTACTACATCTCGTATCGTTATATTTGCCTGAGTCTCAGCTTTTTTAACAGCCCGTTTTATTGCGCCAGCGGCCTTGTCTATATCGACTATAACGCCACGGCTGACCCCTTCAGATCTCTCGCTTCCAACGCCAACAACACTTAACTTATCGTTTGACGATTCAGCAACCACTACTTTGATTGAATTGGTACCTATATCTAGTCCTACAAAGAATTCAGAATTGTCCATTAATCGTGGCAGCCTCCCTTACCTAGAAAAAATCTATTCATTAGAAAATTTTAACACAATTATGAGTATATTGAACCTATTTATTACCTTTAAACGGATAAGAATACGCACCTACTTCAAGATTAACAGTACCTTTCTTCGTCATCTGTGAAGCAATGCCTGGATAATATTGCATCTTTTTTTGAACCGTTCTAATATCTGCAACTACTTTATTGCCATCGTTCATATCAATTTTAATACGATATGGATTCAACTTGGTTTTAGAATTGTAGATTTGTGACACATTTGTTCGGACACTATCAGGCAACTTTTTGTATATTCCTGATATTTCTTTTAATTCTTTATTACTATTAAAGCCACTGTATATCGGATAATTACCAATAGGAGCTTTCATCTTTTGATTAATAACGCGCCCATTGTCGATTATTCGATAATAATAACCACCCTTGTAAATCAAACCCAGTGTACGATATTCAGTTACATAAATTGTTAGATCTCTCAAGTTATGTGTTCTAAATGACACGGTCTTAATCGAAGGAAGTTTTTTCTCTGTTTTTTGAATAATCGAGTTCTTTTCAAAAAATACATTTACTAATAAAGAATTGTCAGTAACTTTAGTGGCATTGATAACTTGCTGTGCACCTAAATCATTAACGCCTTTAACATAAATATTTCTAACTTTACTCAAAGGCGAACCTAGATAGGCCATAAAGATTATTACAACAGCAATGAAAAAAAACAAAATATTTTTAACTATACTACTTTTTTTCTTTGCCATCATAAAACCTCGTTCTTATTTATTTACTAAATCAGTTAATACTTTGATTAATCGATCCGCTGCATCGGGGACACCTATTTCTTTTGATGCTTTTGACATCTTTAATCTAGTATCACTATCATTCATAATTTTATTTATTTCATCAAAAAGTAATTCACTTGTCAATTCTGCTTCAGGAATCATTTTGGCAGCTCCATTTTGGGCCACTGTCATTGCATTCTTAGTCTGATGGTCATGCGTTACATATGGACTCGGAATGAAAATTGATGGAATACCTAGAGCAGTGATCTCAGCAATACTTGTTGCCCCTGAACGACCAACAATCAAATTAATATCTGGTAAAATTTCAGGCATATTATCAATATATGGTAATACCGAGATATTTTCACTATTTAAGTATTTTTTATCAATCTTTTTTGTTGCAGCTTCAAAATGTGCTTGTCCAGTTATAAACAACACTTGATAATTTTCGTTCAAGAACTTGTCCATTGCATTGATTGCGGCATTGTTAATTGGTGTGGCACCTCTTGATCCACCAAAAATCATGACAGTAGAAACTCCAGATTTTAAACCTAATTCTTTTAATCTATCATTTGGTTTTATTCCAACTACTTCTTGGGCTCTAGGATTACCAGTAAAAACAATTTTTCTTTTTTCAGAAAATTGATTTTGTGCTTCTTTAAAAGCTATAGCAATTTTATCAACAAAATGTCCTAAGAATTTGTTCGTAACACCAGCAATCGTATTTTGCTCATGAATAACTGTTGGAACATGTTTACTATGTGCGGCGTAAACAATAGCACTGGAAACATATCCACCAGTACCGATAACGATATCTGGCTTAAAGTTTTTAATTATCTTTTTGGACTTTCCAATACTGGATAGAAATAATTGCATTACTTTAATATTTTCAACAGTTAATTTACGTTTAAAGCCACTAATCTCAATGGTTTCAAATTTCAATCCCGCTTGTTTGACAATTTTGCTCTCTAAGCCCTTTTCAGTCCCAACGTATAATACGTCTTCAATCATATCTCTTTGCTTTAAGCGCTTGATTAACGCCATTGCAGGATAGATATGACCACCAGTGCCACCACCTGAAACGATAACTCGTAGTTTATCCATTATCTTTTCCTTTCAATTCTTCAACTTCCTCAATAAATTGATCTCCACGTTGTTCGAATGTATCAAATTGATCCCAACTTGCGGCAGCTGGAGAAAGAAGAATAACATCAAGACTCTTACTTTGACGATATGCTTCAGGAACAGCCTCTTTTAAATTATTTACCTTAGTAATGTTTTCGATACCAGATTTTTGGGCAGCATCTATCATCTTGTCAGCAGTTTCACCGTACAAAATAATATTTCTAACCTTACCCTTCAAATATGGAACCAATTCATCAAAACCATTACCACGGTCCAAACCACCAGCAATTAAAACGATGGGACTCTTGAAGGCACTCAAAGCAACTATTGTTGCTTCAATATTTGTGGCCTTAGAGTCATTATAGAATTTTCTGTCATTAAATTTATCAACATATTGTATACGATGCTTTACACCTTTAAATGATACTAATACATCAATGATATCTTCATTACTTACATCAAATATCTTTGCAACATTAATTGCTGCTAAAGCATTTTGAACATTATGTTCACCAGGAACTTGTATTGATTCTGTATTCATAACAAATTCATTGTTGAAATAGATTTCATTATTTTTTAGATATGCACCATCGTTTAATTCCTGTTCATCGGAGAATGGCATTATGTTTGCTTTTGATTGTTTAGCAAGATCTCTCCACTCTTCTGTATTCCAATTAACAATAAAATAGTCATCTTTATTTTGATTTTTAGTAATATGCATTTTGGCGTTAATATAATTTTCCCTAGTTCCATGAAAATCGATATGTGCCGAATAAATATTATTTAATACTGCAACATGTGGGTGAAGGTCAATTGTACCCTCTAATTGAAAACTAGAAAGTTCAGTCACTACCACGTCATCTTTAGTTGCTTTTTGAATAACATCTGATATGGGAATTCCAATATTACCAGCGTAATATGACTTCTTAAACTTAGGTGAATGCGCCAACATCAATTGAATAAGAGTTGTAACAGTAGTTTTACCATTAGTACCAGTTACAGCGACCGTTGTTGCATCCGAAAAACTATAAGCAATTTCTGGCTCAGTGATGACTGGTACACCAATTTTTTCGGCATTCTTTATAAGTTCATTTGAATATGGGATACCAGGATTTTTAACGACATAATCGTATGAATTATCGATCAACTTAGGATCATTGCTTCCTGTAATCACATTAAATCCGGCATCCAATAATTTTTTAGCTTCGTCATTACCAGCTAGTGGATTAGAGTCAACAACTGTTACATCTGAGTTCATTTTCTTCAATAATTTTGCCACCGCAAAACCACTTTTGGCCAATCCTAAAACTAATATCTTTTTATTTGCATAGTTACTTTCTGTTTTCATAAATAATTAACTTCCTAAATAAATAAAATTAAATAAATTCCTGAACAAACTAAACCAACAAGCCAAAATACAATATCAACTTTCCATTCATTCCAACCTAACATCTCAAAATGATGATGAATAGGTGTCATTTTAAAAATACGACGATGAAAAACTTTGAATGAAAATACTTGTAAAATAACACTTGCTGTTTCAATAACATAGACTAATCCAATCAACAATAGTGACCAATAACGACCTAATAGTATTGAAATAGCAGCTAATCCAGCTCCAAGAGCTAATGAACCAACATCACCCATAAAAATCCTGGCTGGTTTATGGTTGAATACTAAGAATGCTAGTAAACCACCAACCACGGAAAAACAAACAATTGCTAAATCAATACGATTTTGATAAACAGAGATAATTCCGTATGTAGCATATGAAATTGTTCCTAATCCACCTAATAAGCCATCAAGTCCATCGGTAAGATTAGTAGCGTTTGAAAATCCGACAAGCCAAAACATTGTAAACAATGTGAAAATTACAACTGAATCGACTGAAAACAAACCGGGAATCGTAAAGTTGAATGGCAATTGATCATTACTATAAACGTACAGGAATATTAT
This region includes:
- a CDS encoding cell division protein FtsQ/DivIB, producing MAKKKSSIVKNILFFFIAVVIIFMAYLGSPLSKVRNIYVKGVNDLGAQQVINATKVTDNSLLVNVFFEKNSIIQKTEKKLPSIKTVSFRTHNLRDLTIYVTEYRTLGLIYKGGYYYRIIDNGRVINQKMKAPIGNYPIYSGFNSNKELKEISGIYKKLPDSVRTNVSQIYNSKTKLNPYRIKIDMNDGNKVVADIRTVQKKMQYYPGIASQMTKKGTVNLEVGAYSYPFKGNK
- the ftsA gene encoding cell division protein FtsA, with the translated sequence MDNSEFFVGLDIGTNSIKVVVAESSNDKLSVVGVGSERSEGVSRGVIVDIDKAAGAIKRAVKKAETQANITIRDVVVAISANMLQIEKCQGMIAVGSQSKEINENDVRQVMAAAMVQNLPSEREVVSLIPKQFSVDGFNNIRDPRGMIGVRLEMKGIIYTAPKTIVHNTKKAIQQAGLNIIHKVISPMALSQVVLNDGESDFGAVIIDMGAGQTTASIVHDHNLKLSTVDFEGGDYVTHDISIVLNTTIENAGQLKLYYGNADSKDADTDENISVEVVGKNEPDSISEEYLAEIIEARLEQVFTRLKDPLTDAGALSLPGGIVLTGGVAATPNIEKLAKQVFDVKVRSYIPSQMGMRYPSYSLGLGLVTYASRLNDIGVIADNVVNGAAIKRGSTNTQSVKELDQVQQEKVEPETVANEEPEQKQTESVQKAKPEKDKKISKVKDFWNKFFD
- the murD gene encoding UDP-N-acetylmuramoyl-L-alanine--D-glutamate ligase, encoding MKTESNYANKKILVLGLAKSGFAVAKLLKKMNSDVTVVDSNPLAGNDEAKKLLDAGFNVITGSNDPKLIDNSYDYVVKNPGIPYSNELIKNAEKIGVPVITEPEIAYSFSDATTVAVTGTNGKTTVTTLIQLMLAHSPKFKKSYYAGNIGIPISDVIQKATKDDVVVTELSSFQLEGTIDLHPHVAVLNNIYSAHIDFHGTRENYINAKMHITKNQNKDDYFIVNWNTEEWRDLAKQSKANIMPFSDEQELNDGAYLKNNEIYFNNEFVMNTESIQVPGEHNVQNALAAINVAKIFDVSNEDIIDVLVSFKGVKHRIQYVDKFNDRKFYNDSKATNIEATIVALSAFKSPIVLIAGGLDRGNGFDELVPYLKGKVRNIILYGETADKMIDAAQKSGIENITKVNNLKEAVPEAYRQSKSLDVILLSPAAASWDQFDTFEQRGDQFIEEVEELKGKDNG
- the mraY gene encoding phospho-N-acetylmuramoyl-pentapeptide-transferase; protein product: MELSHIVIDIASAAAIVAILMPFLIGYLISHKEGQSIREEGPKWHEKKSGTPTMGGLLIILAMAVTSIWVGAWQGQLTHSLLITTLVIILYGCIGFIDDFIKVFKKRNLGLRAWQKLLLQIIVGIIFLYVYSNDQLPFNFTIPGLFSVDSVVIFTLFTMFWLVGFSNATNLTDGLDGLLGGLGTISYATYGIISVYQNRIDLAIVCFSVVGGLLAFLVFNHKPARIFMGDVGSLALGAGLAAISILLGRYWSLLLIGLVYVIETASVILQVFSFKVFHRRIFKMTPIHHHFEMLGWNEWKVDIVFWLVGLVCSGIYLILFI
- the murG gene encoding undecaprenyldiphospho-muramoylpentapeptide beta-N-acetylglucosaminyltransferase; translated protein: MDKLRVIVSGGGTGGHIYPAMALIKRLKQRDMIEDVLYVGTEKGLESKIVKQAGLKFETIEISGFKRKLTVENIKVMQLFLSSIGKSKKIIKNFKPDIVIGTGGYVSSAIVYAAHSKHVPTVIHEQNTIAGVTNKFLGHFVDKIAIAFKEAQNQFSEKRKIVFTGNPRAQEVVGIKPNDRLKELGLKSGVSTVMIFGGSRGATPINNAAINAMDKFLNENYQVLFITGQAHFEAATKKIDKKYLNSENISVLPYIDNMPEILPDINLIVGRSGATSIAEITALGIPSIFIPSPYVTHDHQTKNAMTVAQNGAAKMIPEAELTSELLFDEINKIMNDSDTRLKMSKASKEIGVPDAADRLIKVLTDLVNK